A genomic window from Herbiconiux aconitum includes:
- the tmk gene encoding dTMP kinase yields MNGVFITLEGGDGSGKTTQAEILENWLTERGRTVVRTREPGGTDFGTEVREIVLHSRGHIAPRAEALLYAADRAQHIAAKVRPALERGEVVVQDRYLDSSVAYQGAGRVLDAAEIRDLSLWATEGLLPDVTILLDLDEDVARARLDGANKRFDRLEAEKSDFHRRVREAFLALASAEPERFLVVDAALPPEEIAAVIRQRVEELLVRRSQ; encoded by the coding sequence GTGAACGGCGTGTTCATCACGCTCGAGGGCGGGGACGGCTCCGGAAAGACGACGCAGGCCGAGATTCTGGAGAACTGGCTCACCGAGCGCGGGCGCACGGTCGTGCGCACGCGTGAACCGGGCGGCACCGACTTCGGCACCGAGGTGCGGGAGATCGTGCTGCACAGTCGTGGCCACATCGCGCCGCGCGCCGAAGCCCTGCTCTACGCCGCCGATCGCGCCCAGCACATCGCCGCCAAGGTGCGCCCGGCCCTCGAACGCGGCGAGGTGGTGGTGCAAGACCGCTACCTCGACTCCTCGGTCGCCTACCAGGGCGCCGGGCGGGTGCTGGATGCCGCGGAGATTCGCGACTTGTCGCTCTGGGCCACCGAGGGGCTGCTGCCCGACGTCACGATCCTGCTCGATCTCGACGAGGATGTCGCGCGTGCCCGCCTCGACGGAGCGAACAAGCGTTTCGACCGCCTCGAGGCCGAGAAGAGCGACTTCCACCGTCGGGTGCGCGAGGCCTTCCTCGCTCTGGCGTCTGCAGAACCCGAGCGGTTCCTGGTGGTCGATGCGGCGCTGCCGCCCGAGGAGATCGCGGCCGTCATCCGGCAACGGGTCGAAGAGCTCCTTGTCAGACGCTCCCAGTAG
- a CDS encoding Gfo/Idh/MocA family protein, with protein sequence MSQLIRWGILGTGGIADSFVTDLLAVGLTITAVGSRTQESADAFATKFGIATAHGSYEALVADPAVDVVYVATPHPFHAANSLLAIAAGKHVLVEKAFTLNGAEAERIAVAAEQAGVVVMEAMWTRFLPHMVRIREIIAAGTLGDVRTVIADHGQKLPADPRHRINDPALGGGGLLDLAIYPISFAVDILGLPTRVLASATMTATGVDRQTALIFEHEGGRQSISQSALDASGPVRGAVIGTDAWIDIDRWWYGPTTFTVTTRSTT encoded by the coding sequence ATGTCGCAACTCATCCGCTGGGGAATTCTCGGAACGGGCGGCATCGCCGACAGCTTCGTGACAGACCTCCTCGCCGTAGGGCTCACCATCACCGCGGTGGGCTCACGCACCCAAGAATCGGCGGATGCCTTCGCCACGAAGTTCGGCATCGCGACCGCGCACGGGAGCTACGAGGCCCTCGTCGCCGATCCGGCGGTCGACGTGGTCTACGTCGCGACGCCTCATCCCTTCCACGCCGCGAACTCGCTGCTGGCGATCGCCGCCGGCAAGCACGTGCTCGTCGAGAAGGCGTTCACGCTGAACGGCGCCGAGGCCGAGCGGATCGCTGTTGCCGCCGAACAGGCCGGTGTCGTGGTGATGGAGGCGATGTGGACGCGGTTCCTGCCCCACATGGTGCGCATCCGCGAGATCATCGCCGCCGGAACGCTCGGTGACGTGCGCACGGTCATCGCCGACCACGGGCAGAAACTGCCCGCCGATCCGAGGCACCGCATCAACGATCCCGCCCTCGGCGGCGGCGGCCTGCTCGACCTCGCGATCTACCCGATCTCGTTCGCGGTCGACATCCTCGGTCTCCCCACTCGGGTGCTAGCCAGCGCCACCATGACCGCCACCGGCGTCGACCGCCAGACCGCTCTGATCTTCGAGCACGAGGGCGGGCGCCAATCGATCTCGCAGAGCGCTCTCGACGCGTCGGGCCCCGTGCGCGGCGCCGTCATCGGCACGGATGCGTGGATCGACATCGACCGCTGGTGGTACGGCCCGACCACGTTCACCGTTACCACTCGCAGCACGACGTGA
- a CDS encoding Rv3654c family TadE-like protein — translation MAGESGSGGITGLAVIGVLCALLVAIAPIGGALSARQHLQGAADAAALAAADTASGRVAGSPCDAASGLAGALGVSLSDCGVDPSGRATVRVSATVLGVSIDASARAGPPELR, via the coding sequence GTGGCGGGGGAGAGCGGAAGCGGAGGGATCACGGGCCTCGCCGTGATCGGGGTGCTCTGCGCCTTGCTCGTCGCGATCGCGCCGATCGGCGGTGCGCTCTCTGCGCGGCAGCACCTTCAGGGCGCCGCCGACGCGGCGGCGCTCGCCGCAGCCGACACCGCATCCGGCCGCGTCGCCGGCTCGCCGTGCGACGCGGCCTCGGGGCTCGCCGGAGCTCTCGGAGTGTCCCTCTCGGACTGCGGAGTCGACCCGAGTGGTCGTGCGACCGTGCGGGTCTCTGCCACCGTGCTCGGCGTCTCGATCGACGCCTCCGCTCGTGCCGGGCCACCCGAACTCCGCTGA
- the topA gene encoding type I DNA topoisomerase, translated as MSSPRKLVIVESPTKVKSIAQYLGEGFDVMASVGHIRDLVEPKNLPAELKKGSLGKFSVDVENKFEPYYVVSDAKKKTVAELKKALAGADELYLATDEDREGEAIAWHLLQVLKPKVPVHRMVFHEITREAIEAARDNTRQIDDALVDAQETRRILDRLYGYEVSPVLWRKVGPGLSAGRVQSAATRLVVDRERERLAFTSANYWDLTVVLAPEDAAKNPEGSVADSFEARLVRLNGERVASGRDYDEQGKLKSKAVALGESAANALKQALEADGVDIRVTNLESKPYTRRPAAPFTTSTLQQEASRKLRFSARQTMSVAQSLYENGYITYMRTDSPSLSQQAITAARNQATKLYGADTIPDKPRLYSGKGKNAQEAHEAIRPSGEVFKTPSEVSSALRGNDFKLYDLIWKRTVASQMADARGSTASVTIAAGPVTVEELGGATTAELSASGTVITFRGFMHAYEEGRDEERNASNEQAEAKLPTLKEGQALDAVDIEAAGHDTTPPPRYTEASLVKALDELGIGRPSTYASIISTIIDRGYVTPRGQALVPSWTAFSVVRLLEDFFADLVDYDFTAALEADLDKIADGEEDRVDWLNGFYFGSEGHPGLRNVIDNLGDIDAKAVNSVAITDDITLRIGKYGPYLEVLDPSGDLEAPPRRVNLPQELAPDELTPEKARELVDAPVVTDRIIGVNPDNGKEIVAKDGRFGPYVTELEPVVAEAPATEAGATPTDTEASPATGATAAKKAPAKKPAAKKAAAAVKPRTASLFKSMDLATIDLDTALRLLNLPRTVGDDPESGEPITAQGGKFGPYLKKGTDTRSLESEDLIFEIDLPGALELFAQPKYGARRASSALKEFDADPESGKPIRVKDGRFGPYVTDGVTNATIPRGETVDEVDFERAVQLLADKRAKGPAKPKAGAAKKPAARKAPARKAAPKK; from the coding sequence TTGTCCAGCCCGAGAAAGCTCGTCATCGTCGAGTCGCCGACGAAGGTGAAGTCGATCGCCCAATACCTGGGCGAAGGCTTCGACGTGATGGCTTCGGTCGGACACATCCGCGACCTCGTCGAGCCCAAGAATCTGCCCGCCGAACTCAAGAAGGGCTCCCTCGGCAAGTTCTCCGTCGACGTCGAAAACAAGTTCGAGCCCTATTACGTGGTGTCGGATGCGAAGAAGAAGACGGTCGCAGAACTGAAGAAAGCCCTCGCCGGCGCCGACGAGCTCTACCTCGCAACGGATGAAGACCGCGAAGGCGAAGCGATCGCGTGGCACCTGCTCCAGGTGCTGAAGCCGAAGGTGCCCGTTCACCGGATGGTCTTCCACGAGATCACCCGCGAAGCGATCGAAGCGGCACGCGACAACACCCGTCAGATCGACGACGCTCTGGTCGACGCTCAGGAGACCCGACGCATCCTCGACCGGCTCTACGGCTACGAGGTGTCGCCGGTGCTGTGGCGCAAGGTCGGGCCGGGCCTTTCGGCCGGTCGCGTGCAGTCGGCCGCCACCCGCCTCGTGGTCGACCGTGAGCGCGAGCGACTCGCCTTCACGAGCGCCAACTACTGGGACCTCACGGTCGTGCTCGCTCCCGAGGATGCCGCGAAGAACCCGGAGGGCTCGGTCGCCGACTCCTTCGAGGCCCGACTCGTTCGCCTCAATGGCGAACGAGTGGCGAGCGGCCGCGACTACGACGAGCAGGGAAAGCTCAAGAGCAAGGCGGTGGCTCTCGGCGAGAGCGCGGCGAACGCGCTGAAGCAGGCCCTCGAAGCCGATGGTGTCGACATCCGGGTCACGAACCTCGAGTCGAAGCCCTACACCCGCCGCCCGGCGGCGCCGTTCACGACGTCGACCCTGCAGCAGGAGGCTTCGCGCAAGCTCCGCTTCTCGGCACGGCAGACCATGAGTGTCGCGCAGTCGCTCTACGAGAACGGCTACATCACCTATATGCGAACCGACTCGCCCTCGCTCTCGCAGCAGGCGATCACCGCGGCGCGCAACCAGGCCACGAAGCTCTACGGAGCCGACACCATCCCCGACAAGCCGCGTCTCTACAGTGGCAAGGGCAAGAACGCTCAAGAGGCTCACGAGGCGATCCGTCCGTCGGGAGAGGTCTTCAAGACGCCGTCAGAGGTGTCGTCAGCGCTCCGCGGAAACGACTTCAAGCTCTACGACCTGATCTGGAAGCGCACGGTGGCCTCACAGATGGCCGACGCGCGCGGTTCGACGGCATCGGTCACGATCGCGGCCGGTCCGGTCACCGTCGAGGAGCTGGGTGGCGCGACCACGGCCGAGCTCTCGGCATCCGGAACCGTCATCACCTTCCGCGGCTTCATGCACGCCTATGAAGAAGGCCGTGATGAGGAGCGAAACGCCTCGAACGAGCAGGCCGAGGCGAAGCTGCCCACGCTGAAAGAGGGCCAGGCCCTCGACGCGGTCGACATCGAGGCCGCCGGCCACGACACCACGCCGCCTCCGCGCTACACCGAGGCCAGCCTGGTGAAGGCGCTCGACGAGCTCGGCATCGGCCGGCCGTCGACCTACGCGTCGATTATCTCCACCATCATCGATCGCGGCTACGTCACCCCCCGCGGTCAGGCGCTGGTGCCGAGCTGGACCGCGTTCTCCGTGGTGCGCCTGCTCGAGGACTTCTTCGCCGACCTGGTCGACTACGACTTCACCGCGGCCCTCGAAGCCGACCTCGACAAGATCGCCGACGGCGAAGAAGACCGGGTCGACTGGCTGAACGGCTTCTACTTCGGCAGCGAAGGCCACCCGGGTCTCCGCAACGTCATCGACAACCTCGGCGACATCGACGCCAAGGCCGTGAACTCGGTGGCGATCACCGATGACATCACTCTGCGCATCGGCAAGTACGGTCCGTACCTCGAGGTGCTCGACCCTTCGGGTGACCTGGAGGCGCCGCCGCGCCGCGTCAACCTGCCGCAGGAGCTCGCACCCGACGAGCTCACCCCGGAGAAGGCGCGCGAACTCGTCGACGCTCCGGTCGTCACCGACCGCATCATCGGCGTGAATCCCGACAACGGCAAGGAGATCGTGGCGAAGGACGGCCGTTTCGGTCCGTACGTCACCGAGCTCGAACCCGTCGTTGCCGAGGCCCCGGCCACGGAAGCCGGTGCGACGCCGACTGACACCGAAGCCTCACCCGCGACCGGTGCTACCGCAGCGAAGAAGGCCCCGGCCAAGAAGCCGGCAGCGAAGAAGGCCGCCGCCGCGGTCAAGCCGCGCACGGCATCTCTCTTCAAGTCGATGGACCTCGCCACGATCGACCTCGACACGGCCCTGCGCCTGCTCAACCTGCCGCGTACAGTCGGCGACGACCCCGAGTCGGGTGAGCCGATCACCGCCCAGGGCGGAAAGTTCGGCCCCTACCTGAAGAAGGGCACCGACACCCGGTCGCTCGAGAGCGAAGACCTGATCTTCGAGATCGACCTGCCGGGCGCACTCGAGCTGTTCGCACAGCCCAAGTACGGCGCTCGTCGTGCATCATCCGCGCTGAAGGAGTTCGACGCCGACCCCGAGAGCGGCAAGCCGATCCGGGTGAAGGACGGTCGCTTCGGCCCCTATGTCACCGACGGTGTCACGAACGCGACCATCCCGCGCGGCGAGACGGTCGACGAGGTCGACTTCGAGCGGGCCGTGCAGCTGTTGGCCGACAAGCGTGCGAAGGGCCCGGCGAAGCCGAAGGCCGGCGCCGCGAAGAAGCCCGCGGCACGCAAGGCGCCCGCACGGAAGGCCGCTCCGAAGAAGTGA
- the dacB gene encoding D-alanyl-D-alanine carboxypeptidase/D-alanyl-D-alanine endopeptidase, which translates to MSDSGVPQSRRELREAEAEAEARAGASAVDPTATAPVSAAAATAAFVPPPAPATGPLSGAGAEGGAGAVGPPTPTPPTPGAASSAASAASAAPGFRALVSRHPRLWIGAAAAVALILLGGGAFAAGAAIGSTGADAAPVAVVATTSTPAATPTPTPTPTPDPRAQPAAVAGPALLRTCSVAELATDARLGTFLGAVRNAATGEVLFDRGANTYARTASVMKVLSSSAALAVLGPDHRVPTTVVKGTEPGQVVLVGGGDITLASGSSNIYPGAASMLDLAAQVNAAWAADPATAGTQITSIVMDASVFSGDRWQPSWNRKEQVDGYSSEVTGLQVDGDRADPSANVSGRSDNAVLRAGQAFALALDAPNASLAEGLAPAGAPQLGQVLSAPVSTMIPDALQRSDNTEAEMLARLVAVKLGVGNDFAALQTAIPQALATYGLDTSGLTIVDGSGLSDDNGVSPNFLTQLFVKINAREGNLGVIYDGLPVAGQSGTLAGRFGSSPAAGNVIAKTGWIDTGYTLSGIVNAADGTVLTFAFFALDDVGDSAKSALDALTTGVYQCGNGLSNN; encoded by the coding sequence GTGTCGGATTCAGGGGTGCCACAATCGCGGCGTGAACTTCGCGAGGCGGAAGCCGAAGCGGAGGCGCGTGCGGGTGCGAGTGCAGTCGACCCCACGGCGACGGCTCCCGTCTCCGCTGCAGCGGCAACGGCCGCATTCGTTCCGCCCCCCGCACCCGCGACGGGTCCGCTCAGCGGGGCCGGAGCCGAGGGCGGGGCCGGAGCCGTAGGGCCGCCGACGCCGACGCCCCCGACACCCGGCGCTGCGAGTTCGGCCGCATCCGCCGCATCCGCCGCACCTGGATTCCGTGCTCTCGTGAGCCGGCATCCGCGCCTCTGGATCGGAGCGGCCGCCGCTGTCGCCCTGATCCTTCTCGGCGGCGGTGCCTTCGCAGCGGGTGCCGCGATCGGCTCGACCGGAGCAGATGCCGCGCCGGTCGCCGTCGTCGCCACCACCTCCACCCCGGCAGCGACGCCCACTCCGACTCCGACGCCGACCCCCGATCCACGCGCCCAGCCCGCGGCGGTGGCCGGTCCGGCCCTGCTCCGCACCTGCTCGGTGGCTGAACTCGCCACCGACGCCCGGCTCGGCACCTTTCTCGGCGCCGTGCGCAACGCCGCGACCGGGGAGGTGCTCTTCGACCGCGGCGCGAACACCTACGCCCGCACCGCGAGCGTCATGAAGGTGCTCAGCAGTTCGGCCGCGCTCGCCGTGCTCGGCCCCGACCACCGGGTGCCCACCACCGTCGTGAAAGGCACCGAGCCCGGCCAGGTGGTGCTCGTGGGAGGCGGCGACATCACGCTGGCGAGCGGATCGTCGAACATCTACCCCGGGGCCGCGAGCATGCTCGACCTGGCCGCACAGGTGAACGCGGCCTGGGCCGCCGATCCGGCGACGGCGGGCACGCAGATCACCTCGATCGTGATGGATGCGAGTGTCTTCTCCGGCGATCGCTGGCAGCCCTCGTGGAACCGCAAGGAGCAGGTCGACGGCTATTCCTCCGAGGTCACCGGCCTGCAGGTCGACGGCGATCGCGCCGATCCCTCGGCCAACGTCTCGGGCCGGAGCGACAACGCCGTGCTGCGCGCCGGCCAGGCCTTTGCTCTCGCATTGGACGCTCCGAACGCCTCGCTCGCCGAAGGTCTCGCGCCGGCGGGTGCCCCGCAGCTCGGTCAGGTGCTGTCGGCACCGGTGTCGACGATGATCCCGGATGCGCTGCAACGCTCCGACAACACCGAGGCCGAGATGCTCGCGCGGCTGGTCGCGGTGAAGCTCGGCGTGGGCAACGACTTCGCCGCGCTGCAGACCGCCATCCCGCAGGCCCTCGCCACCTACGGCCTCGACACCAGCGGGCTCACCATCGTCGACGGATCGGGACTCAGTGACGACAACGGGGTGTCGCCGAACTTCCTGACGCAGCTGTTCGTCAAGATCAACGCCCGCGAGGGAAATCTCGGCGTCATCTACGACGGGCTCCCCGTCGCCGGGCAGAGCGGCACGCTCGCCGGGCGTTTCGGCAGCTCGCCGGCCGCCGGCAACGTCATCGCGAAGACCGGCTGGATCGACACCGGCTACACCCTGTCGGGCATCGTCAACGCCGCCGACGGCACCGTGCTGACCTTCGCCTTCTTCGCGCTCGACGACGTCGGCGACAGCGCGAAGAGCGCTCTCGACGCGCTCACCACCGGCGTCTATCAGTGCGGAAACGGCCTTTCCAACAACTGA
- a CDS encoding DNA polymerase III subunit delta': protein MTVWDDLTGQGAAIEVFRAAAESSAVPVGTATAAPDSMTHSWLITGPPGSGRSNLAYAFASALLCREGGCGVCADCRQVAARTHPDLAILATDRVVITIDEVRKLVSSSQFSPSVARYRVVVIEDADRMAERTSNVLLKALEEPPERTVWILCAPSEADLLPTIRSRVRSVRLRVPSTDDVAALLVKRDGVDAETAERAARESQSHIGMAHRLATNDEARARRAETIELALSVATVGDAVRGAAKLLEIAGADAQAITEERDAEERAAALRSLGIEPGQAIPPGLRSQIKSLEDDQKRRATRSLRDGIDRILTDLLSLYRDIVLLQLGARVELVNEAISAEVRRTAENNDSPSTLAAMDAISDARRRIAANVAPALALEAMLITLAEAGRSASRKVAR from the coding sequence ATGACCGTCTGGGACGACCTCACGGGCCAAGGGGCCGCCATCGAGGTGTTCCGCGCCGCCGCGGAGAGCTCCGCCGTGCCCGTCGGAACGGCCACCGCGGCGCCCGATTCGATGACCCACTCCTGGCTCATCACCGGCCCTCCCGGGTCGGGTCGCTCGAACCTCGCCTACGCCTTCGCGTCGGCCCTGCTCTGCCGCGAGGGCGGGTGCGGCGTGTGTGCCGACTGTCGTCAGGTGGCCGCCCGCACGCATCCGGATCTCGCGATCCTCGCCACCGACCGCGTCGTCATCACGATCGACGAGGTGCGCAAGCTCGTCTCCTCGTCGCAGTTCTCGCCGTCGGTCGCCCGCTACCGCGTGGTCGTGATCGAAGACGCCGACCGGATGGCCGAACGCACCTCGAATGTGCTGCTGAAAGCCCTCGAGGAGCCGCCGGAGCGAACGGTGTGGATTCTCTGCGCGCCGAGCGAGGCCGACCTGCTTCCCACCATCCGTTCGCGGGTGCGCTCCGTGCGCCTGCGGGTGCCGAGCACCGACGACGTGGCGGCCCTGCTCGTGAAGCGCGACGGGGTCGACGCCGAGACGGCGGAGCGCGCCGCACGCGAGTCGCAGAGCCACATCGGCATGGCCCACCGCCTCGCCACCAACGACGAGGCGCGCGCCCGGCGCGCGGAGACCATCGAACTCGCCCTCTCCGTCGCCACGGTCGGCGACGCCGTGCGCGGTGCTGCGAAGCTGCTCGAGATCGCCGGGGCCGACGCCCAGGCCATCACCGAGGAGCGCGATGCGGAGGAGCGGGCCGCGGCCCTGCGCTCACTCGGCATCGAGCCCGGCCAGGCCATCCCGCCCGGCCTCCGCTCGCAGATCAAGTCGCTCGAAGACGACCAGAAGCGGCGGGCGACGCGCAGTCTCCGCGACGGGATCGACCGCATCCTCACCGACCTGCTCTCGCTCTACCGCGACATCGTGCTGCTGCAGCTGGGTGCCCGCGTCGAGCTGGTGAACGAGGCGATCTCGGCCGAGGTGCGGCGCACGGCGGAGAATAACGATTCGCCATCGACCCTCGCTGCCATGGACGCGATCTCAGACGCGCGGCGGAGGATTGCCGCTAACGTGGCCCCGGCCCTCGCGCTCGAAGCCATGCTGATCACGCTCGCCGAGGCGGGCCGCTCCGCATCACGAAAGGTTGCCCGGTGA
- a CDS encoding alpha/beta hydrolase — translation MTIVTAAMLALSGCATWFTGPQNGFPAAGSSSAPSTSSPTGEDVPAALQKFYGQVLDWQSCDNGFLCATATAPLDWSNPGGDTVSLAMIKKPASGGTKLGSLFVNPGGPGGSAFDLVEQSADFAAHPSLQASYDLIGYDPRGTGHSDAVHCLTDKERDAYLYDIIPGERGSQEWIDAYTAAAKDFADKCAENTGPLLEFIDTDSTTRDLDMLRAVVGDPKLNYLGYSYGTFLGAEYAENFPDKVGRMVLDGAEDPASSGFDITISQAAGFENALKSYLQSCVDGSDCWFDGTADQALTKVQQLLAQVEQSPLRASDGRELGASNLLTAIFYPLYNQDNWTYLDQLFTSVENGDADFAFQLADAYNSRNPDGSYADNLIESFNAISCADYPAVTDPAVVAEQNAELLKASPTVGPYWTYGDITCSQWPYPSRRVPAPVTAAGSGPILVVGTTGDPATPYKWAQALAGQLENGHLVTFQGEGHTAYNSSNCVADVVDAYFLSGTVPSSDPNCSN, via the coding sequence TTGACGATCGTCACGGCAGCGATGCTGGCGCTCTCCGGATGCGCGACGTGGTTCACCGGCCCGCAGAACGGTTTCCCGGCCGCGGGCTCCAGCTCCGCGCCGTCGACCTCGTCTCCGACGGGCGAAGACGTGCCGGCCGCGTTGCAGAAGTTCTACGGGCAGGTGCTCGACTGGCAGTCCTGTGACAACGGGTTCCTCTGTGCCACCGCAACCGCTCCGCTCGACTGGTCGAACCCCGGTGGAGACACCGTCTCGCTCGCGATGATCAAGAAGCCCGCATCGGGAGGCACGAAGCTCGGCAGCCTGTTCGTGAACCCGGGCGGCCCGGGTGGCTCGGCCTTCGACCTGGTAGAGCAGTCGGCCGACTTCGCAGCGCATCCGTCGTTGCAGGCGAGCTACGACCTGATCGGCTACGACCCCCGCGGCACCGGCCACTCGGATGCGGTGCACTGCCTCACCGACAAAGAACGTGACGCCTACCTCTACGACATCATTCCAGGCGAGCGCGGCTCGCAGGAGTGGATCGACGCCTACACGGCAGCCGCCAAAGACTTCGCCGACAAGTGCGCCGAGAACACCGGCCCGCTGCTCGAGTTCATCGACACCGACAGCACCACCCGCGACCTCGACATGTTGCGCGCGGTCGTCGGCGACCCGAAGCTCAACTACCTCGGTTACTCCTACGGCACCTTCCTCGGCGCCGAGTATGCCGAGAACTTCCCCGACAAGGTGGGCCGGATGGTGCTCGACGGGGCAGAAGACCCGGCCTCGAGCGGGTTCGACATCACGATCTCGCAGGCCGCCGGCTTCGAGAACGCTCTGAAGTCCTACCTGCAGAGCTGCGTCGACGGCTCGGACTGCTGGTTCGACGGCACCGCCGATCAAGCGCTCACCAAGGTGCAGCAGCTGCTGGCGCAGGTGGAGCAGAGCCCGCTGCGGGCCAGCGACGGACGCGAGCTCGGCGCCTCCAACCTGCTGACGGCGATCTTCTACCCGCTCTACAACCAAGACAACTGGACCTACCTCGACCAACTGTTCACCTCGGTCGAAAACGGCGACGCCGACTTCGCCTTCCAACTAGCGGATGCCTACAACAGCCGCAACCCCGACGGCAGCTACGCCGACAACCTGATCGAGTCGTTCAACGCCATCTCCTGCGCCGACTACCCGGCGGTGACCGACCCGGCCGTCGTTGCCGAGCAGAACGCCGAGCTGCTGAAGGCCTCGCCGACCGTCGGACCGTACTGGACCTACGGCGACATCACCTGCTCGCAGTGGCCCTACCCGAGCCGCCGCGTTCCGGCGCCGGTGACGGCCGCGGGCTCCGGCCCCATCCTCGTCGTCGGCACCACCGGCGACCCGGCCACGCCCTACAAGTGGGCGCAGGCACTCGCCGGTCAACTCGAGAACGGGCACCTGGTGACTTTCCAGGGCGAGGGTCACACCGCCTACAACTCCTCGAACTGCGTGGCCGACGTGGTCGATGCGTACTTCCTGTCCGGCACGGTGCCCTCGAGCGATCCGAATTGTTCGAACTGA
- a CDS encoding TadE family type IV pilus minor pilin yields the protein MTAEFAMILPAVAVVLALAVGVVQLGAVRVALTDAAADAARILGRGDSESLAASRVARAQPGAQMSVEHLGSVVCVTARAEVSPGLLGALFSFDGRGCALDDTTMPAPEPAGR from the coding sequence GTGACGGCGGAATTCGCGATGATCCTGCCGGCCGTCGCCGTGGTGCTCGCGCTCGCCGTGGGCGTGGTGCAACTCGGCGCCGTGCGGGTGGCGTTGACGGATGCGGCGGCGGACGCCGCGCGCATCCTCGGTCGCGGCGATTCCGAGAGCCTGGCCGCATCCCGAGTGGCTCGCGCACAGCCGGGAGCGCAGATGAGCGTCGAACACCTCGGCTCGGTGGTCTGCGTGACCGCGCGAGCCGAGGTGTCGCCGGGGCTCCTCGGCGCGCTCTTCTCCTTCGATGGGCGCGGATGCGCGCTCGACGACACCACGATGCCCGCCCCGGAGCCGGCAGGCCGATGA
- a CDS encoding DUF4244 domain-containing protein has product MSIPLTTAAFVHSPTSHHPSAPELLRRAARALREESGAATAEYAIATLAAVGFAGLLVVVLRGDDIKGMLTDIIHRALSISV; this is encoded by the coding sequence ATGTCCATCCCGCTCACCACTGCTGCCTTCGTGCACAGCCCGACGTCCCACCACCCCAGCGCGCCGGAGCTGCTCCGGCGAGCAGCACGCGCCCTCCGCGAGGAGTCGGGCGCTGCGACGGCGGAGTACGCGATCGCGACGCTCGCCGCCGTCGGGTTCGCCGGGCTGCTCGTCGTCGTTCTGCGAGGCGACGACATCAAGGGCATGCTGACCGACATCATCCATCGTGCGCTCTCCATCTCGGTCTGA
- a CDS encoding TetR/AcrR family transcriptional regulator, translated as MTARSQPPAEELGLRERKRRATRRNIQVAVLRLTAENGLDQVTIEDISRDAGVSPRTFFNYFPSKEASLAGDAPFSFTDDIADAFENAGPDGDPLEDLMAIMAAQAEEDGGVDPELHELRRSLMTQYPRIFALKIDRMREFEAEVGASVVRRLEADAAKRGDEFDPVEVTERARLIGLLSLTLARSAWVTWAEHPDTTSLPELVMSAYRRLREVAGVPERV; from the coding sequence ATGACCGCCCGTAGTCAGCCGCCTGCCGAGGAGCTCGGCCTGCGCGAACGCAAGAGGCGGGCGACGCGCCGCAACATCCAGGTCGCGGTGCTCCGCCTGACCGCCGAGAACGGTCTCGACCAGGTGACGATCGAAGACATCAGTCGAGACGCTGGTGTCTCCCCACGCACCTTCTTCAACTACTTCCCCTCGAAGGAGGCTTCGCTCGCGGGCGACGCCCCGTTCTCGTTCACCGATGACATCGCGGATGCGTTCGAGAACGCGGGTCCGGATGGCGATCCGCTCGAAGACCTGATGGCCATCATGGCCGCACAGGCCGAGGAAGACGGCGGCGTCGACCCCGAGCTGCACGAGCTCCGGCGCAGCCTGATGACCCAGTACCCGCGCATCTTCGCGCTGAAGATCGACCGCATGCGGGAGTTCGAAGCGGAGGTCGGCGCATCCGTCGTGCGTCGGCTGGAAGCGGATGCGGCCAAGCGTGGAGACGAGTTCGACCCGGTCGAGGTCACCGAGCGCGCGCGCCTGATCGGGCTGCTGTCGCTCACGCTGGCGCGGTCGGCCTGGGTGACCTGGGCCGAGCATCCCGACACCACGTCACTGCCCGAGCTGGTGATGAGCGCCTACCGGCGTCTGCGCGAGGTGGCCGGAGTGCCCGAGCGCGTCTGA